The Gemmatimonadota bacterium DH-78 region AGGACCGGCGGAATCATGAAGCCCACGAACACCACCAGCGCGTAGCCGACCGCGAAGGGACGGCGCAGATGGTTGTACCGGGGATGGTTGGCCCCGAGGGTCTGAAAGACGCTCCAGACCCCGTGGTAGAGGTGAAAGCAGAGCGCCGCCTGGGCCAGCAGATAGACGCCGAACACCAGCGGGTTCTGGAAGGCGATCACGTAGTTGCGGAAGACCGCGCCGTGCTCGAAGTCCGGGTGAGCCTGCCCGGTGGTGAAGTGCAGGATGTGGTAGACGATGAAGAGCGCGAGGATGATCCCCCCCCAGCGCATCGTCCTCGACGCGAAGGAGAACGACTGATCGTCCACCTTCTTGTACCCCACCGAGCGCGCGGCCCGGCTGCGGCTCGACAGCTGCACGGCGGCCCAGATATGGATGCCGATGGCCGCCAGCAGCACCAGCCGGGTCAGCCAGAGCACCCCCTCGTGCGGCACGAGCGGATAGCCGATGTCGCGGAGGAAGGCCCCGTAGGCGTCCATCGCGTAGACGCCCTCGTCGTTCATGCCC contains the following coding sequences:
- a CDS encoding succinate dehydrogenase cytochrome b subunit → MQRVVTLYRSTVGKKVLMALSGIVLFGFVLVHMIGNLKILQGMNDEGVYAMDAYGAFLRDIGYPLVPHEGVLWLTRLVLLAAIGIHIWAAVQLSSRSRAARSVGYKKVDDQSFSFASRTMRWGGIILALFIVYHILHFTTGQAHPDFEHGAVFRNYVIAFQNPLVFGVYLLAQAALCFHLYHGVWSVFQTLGANHPRYNHLRRPFAVGYALVVFVGFMIPPVLVLTGAISL